One genomic segment of Mycolicibacterium chubuense NBB4 includes these proteins:
- a CDS encoding multifunctional oxoglutarate decarboxylase/oxoglutarate dehydrogenase thiamine pyrophosphate-binding subunit/dihydrolipoyllysine-residue succinyltransferase subunit translates to MYRKFREDPSSVDPSWHEFLVDYSPEPTNDAPSGANGTSATTRSSGPITPPEPAPAPPPKRTSNGATTPKAPEKPSQKDAEKPAAKTAKSDKPAAKSSAPQKSEAAPAQEKPKPAAAAKGGSAGSDESQVLRGAAAAVVKNMSASLEVPTATSVRAIPAKAMIDNRIVINNHLKRTRGGKISFTHLLGYAIVQAVKKFPNMNRHFAEIDGKPNAVTPAHTNLGLAIDLQGKDGKRSLVVASIKNCETMRFGQFIAAYEDIVRRARDGKLTAEDFAGVTISLTNPGTIGTVHSVPRLMQGQGAIIGAGAMEYPAEFQGASEERINEVGVGKLMTLTSTYDHRIIQGAESGDFLRTIHQLLLDDEFYDEIFRELGIPYEPVRWRIDNPDSIEDKNARVIELIAAYRNRGHLMADIDPLRLDNTRFRSHPDLDVNTHGLTLWDLDREFKVNGFAGQTHKKLRDILGLLRDAYCRHVGVEYTHILEPEQQQWLQDRIEVKHEKPTVAEQKYILSKLNAAEAFETFLQTKYVGQKRFSLEGAETVIPMMDAAIDQAAEHGLDEVVVGMPHRGRLNVLANIVGKPYSQIFTEFEGNLNPSQAHGSGDVKYHLGAGGTYIQMFGDNDISVSLVANPSHLEAVDPVLEGLVRAKQDILDKGNGPDGFTVVPMMLHGDAAFAGQGVVAETLNLALLRGYRTGGTIHIIVNNQIGFTTSPGDSRSSEYCTDVAKMIGAPIFHVNGDDPEACVWVAKLAMDFRQKFKKDVVIDMLCYRRRGHNEGDDPSMTQPNMYDVIDTKRGVRKTYTEALIGRGDISMKEAEDALRDYQGQLERVFNEVRELEKHAVEPSHSVESDQMVPAGMNTAVEKSLLQRIGDAHLAYGEDFNVHPRVKPVLEKRREMAYEGKVDWAFAELLALGSFLAEGRTIRMTGQDTRRGTFTQRHSVVIDRKTGKEFTPLDLLTVDSDGNPTGGKFMVYDSALSEFAAVGFEYGYSVGNPDALVLWEAQFGDFVNGAQSIIDEFISSGEAKWGQLSDVVLLLPHGHEGQGPDHTSGRMERFLLLWAEGSMTIAQPSTPANYFHLLRRHGLDGIHRPLIVFTPKSMLRNKAAVSDLKDFTEAKFRSVLEEPTYEEGTGDRSKVTRVLLTSGKLYYELANRKNKEKREDVAIVRLEQLAPLPRRRLAETLDRYPNAEERFWVQEEPANQGAWPTLGLTLPELLPDHFTGIKRISRRAMSAPSSGSSKVHAVEQQEIIDEAFA, encoded by the coding sequence ATGTACCGCAAGTTCCGCGAGGATCCCTCATCGGTCGATCCCAGTTGGCACGAGTTCCTGGTCGACTACTCGCCGGAGCCCACCAACGATGCACCCTCCGGCGCGAACGGCACCTCCGCCACGACCCGCAGCTCGGGCCCGATCACCCCGCCCGAGCCCGCCCCGGCGCCCCCGCCGAAGAGGACAAGCAACGGCGCCACCACACCGAAGGCGCCCGAAAAGCCTTCACAGAAGGATGCTGAGAAGCCGGCAGCCAAGACCGCGAAGAGCGACAAGCCGGCCGCGAAGTCGTCGGCGCCGCAGAAGAGCGAGGCCGCCCCGGCCCAGGAGAAGCCCAAGCCGGCGGCGGCGGCCAAAGGCGGCTCGGCCGGCAGTGACGAGTCGCAGGTGCTGCGCGGCGCCGCAGCGGCCGTGGTGAAGAACATGTCGGCGTCGCTGGAGGTGCCGACCGCCACCAGCGTGCGCGCCATCCCGGCCAAGGCGATGATCGACAACCGGATCGTCATCAACAACCACCTCAAGCGCACGCGCGGCGGCAAGATCTCGTTCACCCACCTGCTGGGCTACGCGATCGTGCAGGCGGTCAAGAAGTTCCCGAACATGAACCGGCATTTCGCCGAGATCGACGGGAAGCCCAACGCGGTCACGCCGGCCCACACCAATCTCGGTCTGGCGATCGATCTGCAGGGCAAGGACGGGAAGCGCTCACTCGTCGTGGCCTCGATCAAGAACTGCGAGACCATGCGGTTCGGGCAGTTCATCGCGGCGTACGAGGACATCGTTCGGCGCGCCCGCGACGGCAAGCTCACCGCGGAAGACTTTGCGGGCGTGACGATTTCGCTGACCAACCCCGGCACGATCGGCACCGTGCACTCGGTGCCGCGGTTGATGCAGGGGCAGGGTGCGATCATCGGCGCCGGCGCGATGGAGTACCCCGCGGAGTTCCAGGGCGCCAGCGAGGAACGCATCAACGAGGTCGGTGTCGGCAAGCTGATGACGCTGACGTCGACCTACGACCACCGCATCATCCAGGGCGCGGAGTCGGGCGACTTCCTGCGCACGATCCACCAGCTCCTGCTCGACGACGAGTTCTACGACGAGATCTTCCGCGAACTCGGCATCCCCTACGAGCCGGTGCGCTGGCGCATCGACAACCCGGACTCGATCGAGGACAAGAACGCGCGCGTCATCGAGCTGATCGCGGCCTACCGCAACCGCGGCCATCTGATGGCCGACATCGATCCGCTGCGCCTGGACAACACCCGCTTCCGCAGCCACCCCGACCTCGACGTCAACACCCACGGGCTCACGCTGTGGGATCTCGACCGCGAGTTCAAGGTCAACGGGTTCGCCGGCCAGACGCACAAGAAGCTGCGCGACATTCTCGGGCTGCTGCGCGATGCCTACTGCCGCCACGTCGGCGTGGAGTACACCCACATCCTCGAACCCGAACAGCAGCAGTGGCTGCAGGACCGTATCGAGGTCAAGCACGAGAAGCCGACGGTCGCCGAGCAGAAGTACATCCTGAGCAAGCTCAACGCCGCCGAGGCCTTCGAGACGTTCCTGCAGACGAAATATGTTGGGCAGAAACGCTTCTCGCTGGAGGGCGCGGAGACCGTCATTCCGATGATGGATGCGGCGATCGACCAGGCCGCCGAGCACGGCCTCGACGAGGTCGTCGTCGGCATGCCGCACCGCGGCCGGCTCAACGTGCTGGCCAACATCGTCGGCAAGCCGTACAGCCAGATCTTCACCGAGTTCGAGGGCAACCTGAACCCCTCGCAGGCGCACGGCTCCGGCGACGTGAAGTACCACCTCGGCGCCGGCGGCACCTACATCCAGATGTTCGGCGACAACGACATCTCGGTGTCGCTGGTCGCCAACCCCAGCCACCTGGAGGCCGTCGACCCGGTGCTCGAGGGGCTGGTGCGCGCCAAGCAGGACATCCTGGACAAGGGCAACGGGCCGGACGGTTTCACCGTCGTGCCGATGATGCTGCACGGCGACGCCGCGTTCGCCGGGCAGGGCGTGGTCGCCGAGACGCTGAACCTGGCGCTGCTGCGCGGGTACCGCACCGGCGGCACCATCCACATCATCGTCAACAACCAGATCGGCTTCACCACCTCGCCCGGTGACTCGCGTTCCTCGGAGTACTGCACCGACGTCGCGAAGATGATCGGTGCGCCGATCTTCCACGTCAACGGCGACGATCCCGAGGCGTGCGTGTGGGTGGCCAAGCTGGCCATGGACTTCCGGCAGAAGTTCAAGAAGGACGTCGTCATCGACATGCTGTGCTACCGCCGCCGCGGGCACAACGAGGGTGACGACCCGTCGATGACCCAACCCAACATGTACGACGTCATCGACACCAAACGCGGTGTGCGCAAGACCTACACCGAGGCGCTGATCGGCCGCGGCGACATCTCGATGAAGGAAGCCGAAGACGCCCTGCGCGACTACCAGGGGCAGCTCGAGCGGGTCTTCAACGAGGTCCGCGAACTCGAGAAGCATGCGGTCGAGCCCAGCCACTCGGTGGAATCCGACCAGATGGTGCCCGCGGGGATGAACACCGCGGTGGAGAAGTCGCTGCTGCAGCGCATCGGCGATGCGCACCTGGCGTACGGCGAGGACTTCAACGTCCACCCGCGGGTCAAGCCGGTGCTGGAGAAGCGCCGCGAGATGGCCTACGAGGGCAAGGTCGACTGGGCCTTCGCCGAACTCCTCGCGCTGGGCTCCTTCCTCGCCGAGGGCCGGACGATCCGGATGACCGGTCAGGACACCCGCCGCGGCACGTTCACCCAGCGACACTCGGTGGTCATCGACCGCAAGACGGGCAAGGAGTTCACGCCGCTGGACCTGCTGACCGTCGACTCCGACGGCAACCCGACCGGCGGCAAGTTCATGGTGTACGACTCGGCGCTCTCGGAGTTCGCGGCGGTGGGCTTCGAGTACGGCTACTCGGTCGGCAACCCCGACGCCCTGGTGCTGTGGGAAGCCCAGTTCGGCGACTTCGTCAACGGCGCGCAGTCGATCATCGACGAGTTCATCAGCTCGGGCGAGGCCAAGTGGGGCCAGCTCTCCGACGTCGTGTTGCTGCTGCCGCACGGCCACGAGGGTCAGGGCCCCGACCACACCTCCGGGCGGATGGAGCGGTTCCTGCTGCTGTGGGCCGAGGGGTCGATGACCATCGCGCAGCCGTCCACTCCGGCGAACTACTTCCACCTGCTGCGCCGGCACGGCCTCGACGGGATCCACCGGCCGCTGATCGTGTTCACGCCGAAGTCGATGCTGCGCAACAAGGCCGCAGTGAGCGACCTCAAGGACTTCACCGAGGCGAAGTTCCGGTCGGTGCTCGAGGAACCCACCTACGAGGAGGGCACCGGCGACCGGTCGAAGGTGACGCGGGTGCTGCTGACCAGCGGCAAGCTCTACTACGAGCTGGCGAACCGCAAGAACAAGGAGAAGCGCGAGGACGTCGCGATCGTCCGGCTGGAGCAGCTCGCGCCGCTGCCCAGGCGCCGGCTGGCCGAGACGCTGGACCGCTACCCGAACGCCGAGGAGCGGTTCTGGGTGCAGGAGGAGCCGGCGAACCAGGGGGCCTGGCCGACGCTGGGGCTGACGCTGCCCGAGTTGCTGCCCGACCACTTCACCGGTATCAAGCGGATCTCGCGGCGGGCGATGTCGGCGCCGTCGTCGGGGTCGTCGAAGGTGCACGCGGTCGAGCAGCAGGAGATCATCGACGAAGCGTTCGCCTAA
- a CDS encoding DUF732 domain-containing protein, with product MNVKLPAVVMLAASAVFAGTLSAAPAQADTGVDVFLNALQHYRLGDIDPATAVRVGQDVCPMLAEPGQNAANVAAKVADELGRPLGPATMFTGLAIQILCPRAVGALTDGVPFSFFG from the coding sequence ATGAACGTGAAGTTGCCGGCCGTGGTCATGCTCGCCGCCTCCGCCGTGTTCGCGGGCACGCTGTCGGCGGCGCCCGCACAGGCGGACACCGGCGTCGACGTCTTCCTCAACGCGCTGCAGCACTACCGGCTGGGCGACATCGACCCCGCGACCGCGGTGCGGGTGGGACAAGACGTGTGCCCGATGCTGGCCGAACCCGGTCAGAACGCGGCCAACGTCGCCGCCAAGGTGGCCGACGAGTTGGGCCGCCCGCTGGGGCCGGCGACGATGTTCACCGGGCTGGCCATCCAGATCCTCTGCCCCCGTGCGGTCGGCGCACTGACCGACGGGGTGCCGTTCTCGTTCTTCGGCTGA